Proteins from a genomic interval of Paenibacillus sp. FSL R5-0623:
- a CDS encoding YafY family protein produces MKLERLLAIVVLLINRGRVQAKDLADMFEVSIRTIYRDIDTLGQAGIPVVTYQGASGGIGLAEGYRLDRNVLTDKDLASIVTALRSVSTSHANAARELLVEKLSSIVPESKNDDFQANTNRFIVDYSTWTHPEALKIKLELIEQGMDQLRPVTFTYCSAEGIQTHRTADPHTIVLKKHSWYLYAFCHERNQFRMFKLVRMQDVTLANEHFKRKVINPQDRPWQQEWSHPDNQARLTLKFHARVRHIAEEWFGIENVMPDGTGYYISQVAFPEDNWLYGFILGFGADIEVLEPQHIRDEICRIAEQIVQNYIPPTQT; encoded by the coding sequence ATGAAACTGGAGCGTTTGTTAGCCATCGTAGTGCTGCTAATCAATCGTGGACGGGTACAAGCCAAAGACTTGGCAGATATGTTCGAAGTATCGATCCGGACCATCTACCGAGACATCGATACATTGGGTCAAGCAGGTATCCCAGTGGTGACGTATCAGGGAGCAAGCGGCGGGATTGGTCTGGCAGAGGGTTACCGTCTGGATCGAAACGTATTAACAGACAAGGACCTCGCTTCCATCGTCACTGCACTGCGCAGTGTATCCACTTCCCATGCCAATGCGGCGCGTGAGCTTCTGGTCGAAAAACTCAGCAGTATCGTACCTGAATCCAAAAATGATGATTTTCAGGCCAATACCAATCGATTCATCGTGGATTATTCAACCTGGACGCATCCCGAAGCGCTGAAAATCAAGCTTGAACTTATCGAACAGGGTATGGATCAATTACGACCCGTAACCTTTACCTACTGCAGTGCGGAAGGTATCCAGACTCACCGAACTGCCGACCCTCATACCATCGTACTCAAGAAACATTCCTGGTATCTGTATGCTTTTTGCCACGAGCGGAATCAATTTCGCATGTTCAAGCTTGTGCGTATGCAAGATGTCACGCTTGCTAATGAGCACTTCAAGCGTAAAGTCATCAACCCACAGGACAGACCCTGGCAACAGGAATGGAGCCATCCGGACAATCAAGCTAGGTTAACCTTGAAATTCCATGCTCGCGTCCGTCATATTGCGGAAGAATGGTTTGGGATCGAGAACGTCATGCCTGATGGGACTGGGTATTATATTAGCCAAGTTGCTTTTCCCGAGGATAACTGGTTATATGGGTTCATTCTGGGCTTCGGCGCGGACATTGAAGTATTGGAACCGCAGCATATTCGAGACGAGATCTGCCGCATCGCGGAGCAAATTGTACAAA
- a CDS encoding HAMP domain-containing sensor histidine kinase, with the protein MTKRRSFRTTMIMLLGLSMLASGAITYGIYKLMQAYYSGVRAEDQLAEYRHFMKSIGDIYFFLILFIPLAILFFFWFTKPYATYFKDISTGIRHLANGDFQHRVQISSKDELGTIAEDVNLASEKLREAVERGDFAENSKDQLVVNLAHDLRTPLTSVLGYLDLLMKDDQLTEEQVRHFTSIAFTKSQRLEKLIDDLFEITRMNYGMLPINKTRLDLSELLKQMNEELYPVFEKNQLVARLKIDTDLTVSGDGELLARVFENLLINAARHGKDGMYVDINGYQDAEQVIIQVVNYGGHIRAEELPHIFDMYYTGDRARTPQEGGTGLGLFIARNIVEQHDGTISAQSDVVRTQFEVRLPVFQ; encoded by the coding sequence ATGACTAAACGAAGAAGTTTTCGCACAACCATGATTATGTTGTTAGGGTTAAGCATGCTTGCCTCTGGCGCAATCACCTATGGGATTTATAAGCTTATGCAAGCCTATTATTCGGGTGTCCGTGCAGAAGATCAGCTCGCTGAATATCGTCATTTTATGAAAAGTATCGGAGATATTTATTTCTTCCTGATTTTATTTATCCCACTGGCCATTCTGTTTTTCTTCTGGTTTACCAAGCCTTACGCGACGTATTTCAAGGACATTTCTACAGGAATCCGACATTTGGCCAATGGCGACTTTCAGCATCGTGTGCAGATCTCCTCGAAAGACGAGTTAGGTACGATTGCAGAGGATGTGAACCTGGCAAGTGAGAAGTTAAGGGAAGCGGTGGAACGAGGGGATTTTGCTGAAAATAGTAAGGACCAGCTTGTTGTCAATCTGGCGCATGACCTGCGAACACCGCTGACGTCTGTGCTTGGATATTTGGATCTGCTCATGAAGGATGATCAGCTAACGGAGGAGCAGGTACGGCACTTTACGTCGATTGCATTCACCAAATCACAGCGTCTGGAGAAGCTGATTGATGATTTGTTCGAAATTACCCGCATGAATTATGGCATGCTGCCTATAAACAAGACACGGCTGGATCTTAGCGAACTGCTGAAGCAGATGAACGAAGAGCTCTATCCTGTATTTGAAAAGAACCAACTAGTCGCCCGTCTAAAAATAGACACTGACCTTACGGTCTCCGGTGATGGCGAGCTGCTGGCTCGTGTGTTCGAGAATCTGCTAATTAACGCTGCACGGCATGGCAAGGATGGCATGTACGTAGATATTAATGGATATCAGGATGCAGAACAGGTTATCATTCAGGTGGTTAACTATGGTGGACATATTCGCGCAGAGGAATTGCCGCATATCTTCGATATGTATTACACCGGAGATCGCGCTCGGACCCCCCAGGAGGGGGGGACAGGCCTCGGCCTATTTATTGCACGCAATATAGTGGAACAGCATGACGGTACAATCTCGGCCCAGAGCGATGTGGTACGGACGCAATTTGAAGTTCGTTTGCCCGTATTTCAATGA
- a CDS encoding response regulator transcription factor, whose translation MKRITILIADDEVEIADLVALHLQKEGYHIIKAFDGKAAVQAVQTQAIDLAILDIMMPGMDGYEVTRKIREQHHLPIIFLSAKTSDMDKITGLVMGADDYMTKPFNPMELVARVNSQLRRSLQFSQSVPVQRSILEKGGLIITPDQHRVTLYGKPVELTPKEFDILYLLASHPKQVFSAESIFEQVWGEAYYESGNTVMVHIRTLRKKLGEDVNKNKFIKTIWGVGYTFND comes from the coding sequence ATGAAGCGAATTACGATTCTGATCGCAGACGATGAAGTTGAGATCGCTGATCTGGTTGCTTTACATTTACAAAAAGAAGGATATCACATCATCAAGGCCTTTGACGGGAAGGCGGCGGTTCAAGCTGTTCAGACCCAAGCGATAGATTTGGCGATTCTGGACATTATGATGCCTGGCATGGATGGGTATGAGGTGACCCGCAAAATTCGGGAGCAGCATCATTTACCGATCATTTTCCTGAGTGCCAAAACGTCAGATATGGACAAAATTACGGGACTTGTGATGGGCGCGGACGATTATATGACCAAACCGTTCAATCCGATGGAGCTTGTTGCCCGGGTTAACTCCCAGTTGCGTCGTTCTCTGCAATTCAGCCAGTCTGTGCCTGTTCAGAGGTCCATTCTGGAGAAGGGTGGGCTCATCATCACGCCAGATCAACATCGCGTTACACTCTACGGCAAACCAGTGGAACTAACACCGAAGGAGTTCGACATTTTGTATCTGCTCGCGAGCCACCCCAAGCAGGTGTTCAGTGCAGAAAGCATTTTTGAACAGGTGTGGGGAGAAGCCTATTACGAGAGTGGGAATACCGTGATGGTCCATATTAGGACCCTGCGCAAAAAGCTGGGGGAAGATGTGAACAAGAACAAGTTTATCAAAACGATCTGGGGTGTGGGGTACACGTTTAATGACTAA
- a CDS encoding VanZ family protein, whose product MKHNNQKKSKHYILWIAVFIIYLYLLTKLILFKGSPVDFGIVKVRLMAFLQQPDLIHTRTVNLIPFQEISRDWNSLSLHRPGTAIHLVGNILAFIPLGIFIPVLTGNKLFSGVKVILLSLLLSLGYEVTQLVTGMGIFDVDDLMLNTLGGFIGYIVFTMAMGLKKVLSGGKSRVTTKKLNSKESHV is encoded by the coding sequence ATGAAGCACAACAACCAGAAGAAAAGCAAACATTATATCCTTTGGATTGCCGTTTTCATTATCTATTTATATCTGCTGACTAAGCTGATCCTGTTCAAAGGAAGCCCGGTCGATTTTGGCATCGTGAAGGTTCGACTGATGGCGTTCTTGCAACAACCGGATCTGATCCATACGCGAACCGTCAACCTGATACCTTTTCAGGAAATCTCACGAGACTGGAACAGTCTGTCGTTACATCGTCCGGGCACCGCAATCCATCTGGTAGGCAATATACTGGCCTTTATCCCTCTGGGCATCTTCATCCCTGTGTTGACGGGCAACAAGTTATTCTCTGGAGTAAAGGTAATCTTGCTGTCTCTGCTGCTCAGTCTGGGCTATGAAGTGACACAGTTAGTGACTGGTATGGGCATATTTGATGTGGATGATCTGATGCTTAATACACTAGGCGGCTTCATTGGATATATTGTTTTCACTATGGCTATGGGTCTGAAAAAGGTGTTGTCGGGAGGAAAATCCCGCGTGACGACGAAAAAGTTAAATTCTAAGGAAAGTCACGTGTAA
- the acnA gene encoding aconitate hydratase AcnA has product MSAKNHFSAARSLEVGGKSYRYYSLDALQENGHGDLSRLPFSIKVLLEAAIRQFDGRAITEEHVKQLTGWADGRDNNKEIPFIPARIVLQDFTGVPVVVDLAAMRDTVKKAGGDPKQINPLVPVDLVIDHSVMVDAFGTNDALDYNIKVEFERNEERYRFLRWAQTAFNNFRAVPPSTGIVHQVNLEYLASVAATKTVDGETVVFPDSLVGTDSHTTMINGLGVVGWGVGGIEAEAGMLGQPLYFVTPDVIGFKLTGSLSEGATATDLALTVTQLLRKKGVVGKFVEFYGPGLANIGLADRATVANMAPEYGATIGFFPVDSETLNYLRNTGRPDEQVELVEAYYKAQGMFRTSSTVDPEFTDVIELDLGSVVPSLAGPKRPQDRIELTQMKESFNSIIRTPVDKGGYGLSDEKIEQSVPVKHPDGSNSELKAGAVVIAAITSCTNTSNPSVMVGAGLLAKKAVERGLTKPGYVKSSLTPGSLVVTEYLEKAGLITYLDKLGFNVAGYGCATCIGNSGPLPDEVSEAIAENDMTVAAVLSGNRNFEGRVHAQVKANYLASPPLVVAYALAGTVNIDFETDPIGYDTNNEPVFLKDLWPTSEEIKDTIASSLNAQMFRNKYENVFTANERWNSISVPEGELYEWDPNSTYIQNPPFFQELGDKLNDIADIRSARVMALLADSVTTDHISPAGNIAPSSPAGLYLKEHGVERKDFNSYGSRRGNHEVMMRGTFANIRIRNQVAPGTEGGITKYLPTDEEMSIYDASMKYQDEGQNLIVIAGKEYGTGSSRDWAAKGTFLLGVKAVIAESFERIHRSNLVGMGVMPLQFQEGHGWSSLGLNGRETYDITGLSNDVKPGQELKVTVTREDGTQFDFPVIARLDSMVDVDYYHNGGILQTVLRQMMKKA; this is encoded by the coding sequence ATGTCAGCAAAGAATCATTTCTCCGCAGCTCGCAGTCTTGAGGTTGGAGGCAAGTCTTACCGCTACTACAGTCTCGATGCTCTTCAGGAAAACGGCCACGGCGATCTTTCCAGGCTCCCTTTCTCCATTAAAGTGTTGCTTGAAGCAGCAATTCGTCAATTCGACGGACGTGCCATCACCGAAGAACACGTAAAACAACTGACCGGCTGGGCAGATGGCCGTGACAATAACAAGGAAATTCCATTCATCCCTGCACGTATTGTTCTGCAGGATTTCACCGGTGTACCGGTTGTCGTTGACCTCGCTGCAATGCGTGATACTGTAAAAAAAGCAGGCGGCGATCCAAAACAGATCAACCCGCTCGTACCTGTCGATCTCGTTATCGACCACTCCGTTATGGTTGATGCTTTTGGTACCAACGATGCACTTGATTACAATATCAAAGTCGAGTTTGAGCGTAATGAAGAGCGTTACCGCTTCTTGCGTTGGGCCCAAACGGCATTCAACAACTTCCGTGCCGTTCCACCATCCACAGGGATCGTTCACCAGGTTAACCTGGAGTATCTGGCTTCCGTGGCAGCAACAAAAACCGTTGACGGCGAAACTGTTGTTTTCCCAGATTCCCTCGTAGGTACAGACTCCCACACCACCATGATCAACGGACTTGGCGTTGTTGGTTGGGGTGTTGGTGGAATCGAGGCCGAAGCAGGCATGCTGGGCCAACCGCTTTATTTTGTAACACCGGACGTTATTGGTTTCAAACTGACAGGCAGCCTGAGTGAAGGCGCAACAGCAACGGATCTGGCACTGACCGTTACCCAATTGCTTCGTAAAAAAGGCGTTGTTGGTAAATTCGTTGAGTTCTACGGACCAGGTCTTGCCAACATCGGTCTGGCTGACCGTGCAACAGTAGCCAACATGGCACCAGAATATGGCGCAACGATCGGCTTCTTCCCTGTTGATAGTGAAACATTGAACTATCTGCGTAACACTGGCCGTCCTGACGAGCAGGTAGAATTGGTTGAAGCTTATTACAAAGCTCAAGGCATGTTCCGTACTTCCAGCACCGTTGATCCTGAATTCACAGATGTGATTGAACTGGATCTCGGCTCTGTTGTACCAAGTCTTGCCGGACCAAAACGTCCACAGGATCGCATCGAGCTGACACAAATGAAAGAAAGCTTCAACAGCATCATTCGCACACCTGTAGATAAAGGCGGCTACGGTCTGAGCGATGAGAAAATCGAGCAATCCGTACCTGTGAAGCATCCGGACGGTTCCAACAGTGAACTGAAGGCAGGCGCTGTTGTGATCGCGGCGATCACAAGTTGTACGAACACTTCGAATCCAAGTGTTATGGTTGGAGCGGGACTACTGGCGAAAAAAGCAGTTGAACGCGGCCTGACCAAACCAGGATATGTGAAAAGCAGTCTGACACCAGGTTCCCTTGTGGTTACCGAGTACCTGGAAAAAGCAGGTCTGATCACGTATCTCGACAAACTCGGATTCAACGTTGCGGGCTACGGTTGTGCAACATGTATCGGTAACTCCGGTCCACTGCCGGACGAAGTAAGCGAAGCTATTGCTGAGAACGATATGACCGTAGCGGCTGTATTGTCCGGTAACCGTAACTTCGAAGGCCGTGTACATGCACAGGTTAAAGCCAACTACCTGGCATCACCACCACTCGTTGTGGCATATGCACTTGCGGGTACCGTAAATATTGACTTTGAAACCGATCCAATCGGTTATGATACGAACAATGAGCCTGTATTCCTGAAAGACCTCTGGCCTACATCCGAGGAAATCAAGGATACCATCGCAAGTTCCCTGAACGCTCAGATGTTCCGCAACAAGTACGAGAATGTATTTACAGCCAATGAGCGTTGGAATTCAATTTCTGTACCGGAAGGCGAATTGTACGAGTGGGACCCGAACTCCACGTACATTCAGAACCCTCCATTCTTCCAAGAGCTTGGTGACAAGTTGAACGATATCGCAGATATCCGTTCTGCACGTGTTATGGCATTGCTTGCGGATTCCGTAACAACGGATCACATCTCGCCAGCAGGTAATATTGCACCTTCCAGCCCGGCTGGATTGTACCTGAAAGAACATGGCGTAGAGCGCAAAGACTTCAACTCCTACGGTTCACGCCGTGGTAACCATGAAGTCATGATGCGTGGTACATTTGCCAACATTCGTATTCGTAACCAGGTGGCTCCGGGCACCGAGGGCGGCATCACGAAGTACCTGCCAACGGACGAAGAAATGTCCATCTACGATGCTTCCATGAAGTATCAGGATGAAGGACAGAACCTGATCGTTATTGCTGGTAAAGAGTATGGTACAGGAAGCTCCCGTGACTGGGCGGCAAAAGGAACATTCTTGCTCGGCGTCAAAGCCGTTATCGCAGAAAGCTTCGAGCGGATTCACCGTAGTAACCTGGTCGGCATGGGCGTAATGCCATTGCAATTCCAGGAAGGTCACGGCTGGTCCAGTCTCGGCCTGAACGGACGTGAAACGTATGACATTACTGGCCTCAGCAATGATGTGAAGCCAGGACAAGAGTTGAAAGTTACCGTAACTCGTGAAGACGGTACACAGTTCGACTTCCCTGTTATCGCTCGTCTGGACAGCATGGTTGACGTGGATTACTACCATAACGGCGGTATCCTGCAAACTGTATTGCGTCAAATGATGAAAAAAGCTTAA
- a CDS encoding M15 family metallopeptidase: protein MKKWGFLICIVLIGYIVTQSPGWIQQKDELPIEIQNTRENPAGYTVSVTGNIQDQVHKGNLLLVNKQYPIGAEGVKSDIVYIADEDELLRGYGIMDQKIMLSRQVAQEFQKMVEAAGEEGVRYFLVSSGYRDFTKQDELYQEKGSDYALPAGHSEHNLGLSLDIGSSLAAMNEAPEGAWLEKNAWKYGFILRYPKDKVRITGIQYEPWHFRYVGLPHSAVMYKNNLVLEEYLDMLKEKENITVEVEEEEYHIRYYRAIRDTTVYIPEQGQTEISGDNMDGVIVTVKK from the coding sequence ATGAAAAAGTGGGGCTTTTTGATATGTATCGTTTTGATCGGATATATCGTTACGCAATCACCGGGATGGATTCAGCAGAAGGATGAATTGCCCATCGAGATTCAGAATACGCGTGAAAATCCCGCAGGTTATACGGTATCCGTCACGGGAAATATTCAGGATCAGGTACATAAGGGGAACTTGTTACTGGTTAATAAGCAATACCCCATTGGCGCGGAAGGGGTTAAATCCGATATTGTATATATAGCGGATGAAGATGAGCTGCTTCGTGGATATGGAATCATGGATCAGAAAATCATGTTATCCCGGCAGGTGGCGCAGGAGTTTCAGAAGATGGTGGAAGCAGCAGGCGAAGAGGGAGTCAGATATTTTCTCGTCAGCAGCGGGTACAGGGACTTTACGAAGCAGGACGAGCTATATCAGGAAAAGGGTTCAGACTATGCACTTCCTGCGGGTCACAGTGAGCACAATCTTGGTTTATCGCTGGATATTGGCTCGAGCTTGGCTGCGATGAATGAAGCACCAGAGGGTGCATGGCTGGAGAAGAATGCATGGAAATACGGATTTATTTTACGTTACCCAAAGGATAAAGTGCGCATCACCGGTATTCAGTATGAACCATGGCACTTTCGATATGTAGGGCTGCCGCACAGTGCTGTCATGTATAAGAATAATCTGGTGCTGGAAGAGTATCTCGATATGCTTAAAGAGAAAGAGAACATTACTGTGGAAGTAGAGGAAGAGGAGTATCACATCCGCTATTATCGAGCCATCCGAGACACAACCGTTTACATACCAGAGCAAGGCCAGACTGAAATATCGGGTGATAACATGGATGGCGTCATCGTCACCGTAAAGAAATAA